A single window of Variovorax sp. RA8 DNA harbors:
- the gcvA gene encoding transcriptional regulator GcvA, which yields MSRRLPPLNALRAFEAAARCGNFTRASQELFVTQGAVSRHIATLEQWLDVKLFERGRQGMCLTPAGKTYFASMRVALDHIEHGTRQLVQSSDDWLLRIKLPPTFAIRWLIPRLSRFHAQHPKIDVQITTSHKLTDFHRDDVDVSIHSEPHPPAGPGYRLLFRETLVAVCSPALLKRDPPMKEPADLAGHALLCSLNRTQDWPTWLAAAGTNGIDGNRGLKFDNAGMAYQAATEQLGVVVAVLPFVQDDLASGRLVAPFDLRVPTEGGYFMAWRTDRPVPQRVLAFETWIASEIASTG from the coding sequence ATGTCGCGTCGCCTGCCGCCCCTGAACGCCCTGCGCGCCTTCGAGGCCGCCGCGCGCTGCGGCAACTTCACGCGGGCCTCGCAGGAGCTGTTCGTGACCCAGGGTGCCGTCAGCCGGCACATCGCGACGCTTGAGCAATGGCTTGACGTCAAGCTTTTCGAGCGCGGCCGGCAGGGCATGTGCCTCACGCCGGCCGGCAAGACCTACTTCGCCAGCATGCGGGTAGCGCTCGACCACATCGAGCACGGCACCCGGCAGCTGGTGCAGAGCTCCGACGATTGGCTGCTGCGCATCAAGCTGCCGCCCACCTTCGCCATACGCTGGCTGATTCCGCGCCTGTCGCGCTTTCACGCGCAGCATCCGAAGATCGACGTGCAGATCACGACATCGCACAAGCTCACCGACTTTCATCGCGATGACGTGGACGTGAGCATCCATTCGGAGCCTCATCCGCCGGCGGGGCCGGGCTATCGCCTGCTGTTTCGCGAGACACTGGTGGCCGTCTGCTCGCCCGCGCTGCTGAAGCGAGATCCGCCGATGAAGGAACCTGCGGACTTGGCAGGGCACGCGCTGCTTTGTTCGCTCAACCGCACACAAGACTGGCCGACCTGGCTTGCGGCCGCAGGCACCAACGGCATCGACGGCAATCGCGGCCTGAAGTTCGACAACGCCGGCATGGCCTACCAGGCTGCCACCGAACAACTCGGCGTGGTGGTCGCCGTTCTCCCCTTCGTGCAGGACGATCTTGCAAGCGGCCGACTGGTCGCTCCCTTCGACTTGCGGGTTCCAACAGAAGGCGGCTACTTCATGGCGTGGCGAACGGACCGGCCCGTGCCACAGCGCGTACTTGCGTTCGAAACGTGGATCGCGTCTGAGATCGCGTCCACTGGCTAG
- a CDS encoding SMP-30/gluconolactonase/LRE family protein, whose amino-acid sequence MRVLAEDLQFPEGPVAMSDGSVIVVEMRAGKIVRVASDGRVEMLFECASGPNGAAVGPDGALYICDNGGNAYVPGQFTAAGPSPGYMGGSILKVDMALGKATTLYTHCDDHRLSSPNDLVFDEYGGFYFTDFGKKHARMRDNGGLYYALPDGSRIVEVAYPLLAANGVGLAPDGATVYVAETETARLWAFDLIEPGRARKQPFPSPHGGRLVCGLPGFQRFDSLALDARGNICVATLVTGAISVISPDGVVLRQVCFPDSYVTNICFGGPDLETAFVTLSGTGRLVSVPWPERGQRLHFNL is encoded by the coding sequence ATGAGAGTTCTCGCCGAGGATCTGCAGTTTCCCGAGGGGCCGGTGGCCATGAGTGACGGATCGGTCATCGTTGTGGAGATGCGCGCCGGCAAGATCGTGCGCGTTGCGTCCGACGGCCGCGTGGAAATGCTGTTTGAATGCGCAAGCGGTCCCAATGGAGCTGCTGTCGGACCGGACGGCGCGCTCTACATCTGCGACAACGGCGGCAACGCATACGTCCCCGGGCAATTCACGGCCGCCGGTCCTTCGCCAGGCTACATGGGGGGCAGCATCCTGAAGGTCGACATGGCGCTTGGCAAGGCCACCACGCTCTACACGCATTGCGATGACCACCGTCTCTCCTCGCCCAACGACCTGGTGTTCGACGAGTACGGGGGCTTCTACTTCACCGACTTCGGCAAGAAGCACGCGCGCATGCGTGACAACGGCGGCCTCTACTACGCACTGCCTGATGGTTCGCGCATCGTCGAGGTGGCGTACCCGCTGCTGGCGGCCAACGGTGTCGGACTCGCGCCGGACGGCGCGACGGTCTATGTGGCAGAGACCGAAACCGCACGCCTTTGGGCTTTCGACCTGATCGAGCCCGGGCGCGCCAGGAAGCAACCCTTTCCATCGCCTCATGGTGGCCGCCTGGTGTGCGGGCTGCCGGGCTTCCAGCGTTTCGACAGCCTCGCACTGGATGCCCGGGGGAACATCTGCGTCGCCACGCTGGTCACCGGTGCGATCTCGGTCATCTCGCCGGATGGGGTTGTGCTGCGCCAAGTCTGCTTTCCGGATAGCTACGTGACGAACATCTGCTTCGGCGGCCCTGACCTGGAAACGGCCTTCGTGACCTTGTCCGGGACCGGCCGGCTCGTATCCGTGCCCTGGCCCGAGCGCGGCCAGCGGCTTCACTTCAACCTCTAA